A window of Populus trichocarpa isolate Nisqually-1 chromosome 17, P.trichocarpa_v4.1, whole genome shotgun sequence genomic DNA:
TGCATATTAGCATAGTGAAAGCATCATTAACTCCATAcctttcatcttttatttctctCATCTTCTTTTTACTAAAACTATGACGTGTATATACCTTATTGATTGCTTTTTTTCAGTTTGCCGTACTTTGCATGACACAATGGTTagcttttaatttgatttatcaaCGATGTTTTTTTCTCGTGATGTGTATTTATCTGGGTTAAGCAAGTTATTTAAGTATTTTGGGCAAAGGAatctgttttagttttttcagtaTCTTTAAATCCTCTTAGGAGCAACAActttatgaaatattttatgcaGGGAACGGTACAAAGACCTCATTGAACAATGTCAAACAATGCATTCAAGTATAGGAACCGGTGCCCTTGCATTTGTTGTGGGGTCCAAAGTTATGGATATGAGGACATCATCCAAGGATAATGGGTCAAGGGAAGCTACAGTCAAAAGTAGACGAACTTCTGTAGATGCTATTAACATATTAGAGAATTATAGTAATTGGAATAATAACTGTACAGATACAGCATGCACATGTGCCAGGGAAAGTTCTAGTGATTCTGCTGGGCTTGTCAGTGTGAGGGGAAGCTCAGATAGTGCAGCATGTGATTCTTGTTTTATACCTTCTTCAGGCCCGCTCAATAGTGGTTCCTCAAAAGGAGGTGGAGAGGCTTATGGATCAGAGTATGTAGCAGagagttattttgattttcctcCTTTACCTGTCACTGATTTGTTTGACAAGAGAGAAGATAAGAAAGAAAGTTGTGTGCATGATGACAGACCACCTACACAAAGAAAATTGAGATTTGAAGATGACAGGATGCAcagttttcaaattaataataatgtagATTTAATTATGGAATCCCTTGGGGAACCATCTAACCATACTTCATCTCAGAAGAAATCTGAAATTGAATTAGTTCACCAAGAGGACCATGTACCGGTATTACAGTCCAACAATCTGGGTTATGAGAAAGGAATAGTGAACAAATTGAGAATAGTGGATGTTCCTGACACACCATTGTTAAATGCAACATCCAATGGAGGGGCTGCTGGTGTGGGCAGTGTGTCCGAATGGCTCTGGACATTGCATCGAATAGGTACCTTAGTTACAAATTTGCAGTTTCATTTTGAAAGAGAAGCTCTGAATGTATCTcaagaattttaatattattgcaaTTTCTTTGATCTGacaaccttttcttctttttcagttGTTGATGTTGTAAGAACAGATACGCATCTTGAATTCTATGAGGATAAGAGAAATTTAGCTAGGATGTCTGATATCCTTGCTGTCTATGCATGGGTTAATCCAGCTACTGGTTATTGTCAAGGTTGTTCTGTTATAAATTTGGTTTTGTAGGTGAACCCGTAGTTatgttcaaatttattaaatttctattCTATCTGAAAATCTAAGCATGAAGCTTGCATGTTTCATTTGGTTATCTGGTTTTAGGCATGAGCGATCTGCTGTCTCCTTTTGTTGTTCTCTTTGAGGACAATGCTGATGCATTTTGGTGCTTTGAGATGCTTCTACGGAGAATGGTAATAGGAACTTTGGCAAAAAATGTAGCTGGATAATTTGATGTTCCTCTCTAACATGTGTTTTCCCCACTATCCAGCGAGAAAATTTTCAGATGGAAGGACCAACTGGAGTCATGAAGCAGTTGCAAGCATTGTGGCATATCTTGGAACTCACAGACAAGGAAATGTTTGCACACCTATCACGTATAGGTGCTGAAAGCCTCCATTTTGCATTCCGGATGTTGATGGTTCTCTTCCGCCGAGAGTTATCTTTTAGTGAAGCTCTTCGGATGTGGGAGGTTTGTTCAGTTGCTCTGCACCGAATGCAATAAACTGTAAAGTATATGATGTTGTCTTCATACCATGAAAACAACTAGCTTGAACAGTTTGCTCAGTTGATTATGGTATAACATGAGTACTTTGTAATTGGAGGCCTACCGTTACTTGTCTTCCCAGGTGGTTGTGTATCCTTAGGTAATCTGTCAAGATTGTTGGGTGATTTCCTGAAATCTGTTTGTTCCCTTCTTAAGGGAATGTGATATCTCTACCTTTTATGGCTGATTTTCTTAGTGGTTGCCTTCTACCTGCTCCCTTGAGGAAAcccaatttttaaaatatggaaGATCCGGTGGCATTTTATTGCATTGCATTGCTGCAGCGAATATTGAAAGGAAGAATTTATATAGAAATCTACATAGTTTTCGTTTAGCAAATTCAAGCTATTGTTGTTGATGTCGATGTGTTGCTTTGTAGCACTGGAAAGAAAAGGTCTGTCCGCAGAACAATGTGGTTGTTCACTGAGCTAGACAACATCAGAACAAAGCTGATATTGCTATTATTGTTTGTATCAGGCATTGCTGAAGCTAGAAATATAGAATGAATCAATTTTATGAAAGGTGGAGGGCAATGCACTTAACTGATAAGTGTGTCTGAGTTTATATAAGCCCAAGGGATGTTCCTTAGTCAAGTACAGTTTGATGAACatggtttcttttcttctctttgttctttttttttaatcagcaTGAACATGGTTTCTTTAAAGCATCATGTCTTTAGAAGCATCATGAACTCAAATGGGAGGTTATAACTTTATTGCATTATCTCAGGAAGTTGAAATTGATCTGACTTTTGTGTAATCATCTTTAATGCAGATGATGTGGGCTGCTGATTTTGATGAATCTGTCGTGTGTGATTTAGAGGAGAATTGTCTGGAGGCACTGGTGCTCAATCTTCCAAGGGATTCTGGAGGAGATATAAGAGAGGAAAGCGTTGAAAATAGTGATGGTAGTTCAAGAGATGGTTCACAATCAAAGCATGGACATGTTGAGCACTCTTCGTCTGACAACACTGGAATAAAGTCTGCATCAACTTATCACTTTTGTGGTTTCACAAGGAATTTTTGGTCAAGAAATTACCACGTGCAGATTAACACCAACATGATCTCATCAACTAAGAATGGGGATGATGAATTACCTGTTTTCTGTGTTGCGGTTATTCTCATCATGAACcgtcaaaaaataataaaagaaactcGTTCGATTGATGATATGATAAAGGCAGGTGTATTATATTGTAGTACTATTATACTGtcttcatataattaatattcttttgataGCTTTGTGgcaattaattattatctttctttttttatgctgcCAATTATTGCACCATCTACTTTACCTTGTCTAGTTCTATGGACGATGTTAAttgataaaacatttttttccctttcctcgTCTCTCCTGAAGTAACCCGTGGATTAAATGAGCAAGTTAGAGCAGCTCATCTCTAGCTTAACTGAGTGTATGCTTGGGTATTCTTCTTGCTCAAGATCTCAAGAAAGGAACAGTTAGTGAACTTGAAGATGAGGTGGTTTCGTTCTGTTTGTGCTCTTGGAATAACAGCACTACTGTCTGGTATACTTGATTGTGGGTTCTTGTAAAATTGCTGGGTATTTTTTACCATTGAGTTGAGTCTGATGCATTAAACTGAAGATCCATGTCAAATGGATCCTCATCAATGTACActgaaaaaaattgtgttatttAATGACAGGAATTTCTTTTGTCTGGTTTCATTCTTTTACTCATTTAATTGACATGTTTATTTAAATGATTGCAGATTTTCAATGATAGGCTGCTCAGTATACATGTTAAAAGATGCATAAGCGCAGCAATTAAACTGCggaagaaatatttttacaaggTTAGGTGCTCATTGATTAATTTCTCCTGAATGAAACAGTGATcctgtttttccttttcctgtaATAGCATCTGTTAAATTAATGTCTAGTTCTGTGATATATCTTCCTTTCATGCTACCTTTCTTAAAACTGAATTCTTGTTTGAATCAGCTGATGAAAAGCAAGACCCATGGAGTCCAGAATGGTGAATAGTACTGCCTTTTTTAGTATAGATTTCACTGACAGAAGCACCATGTTGGCACTTGGAGATGGTAGCAGTAGTCTGGGATGCTGAGTTTGAGCATGGCTCAACAACATTTTGTTACTTGGATCATTTATGATGGAGTTGTTTAAAGAAAAGTGCTGTTGCCATTCAAAGATATTGTTCAGTTGATTGTACTTTCATTATCAAAAGGTGCCAGCAAGATCAACTTTGGTGCATCCAGGTTCTTATTAACTGCTATGATACTTCTCACAGGTTAGGTGAAcggattttttctttcttcttttccataGATCATTATACCATATATTTAGAGAGCatgttattgtaaaaaaaaaaaaagttgttagagAGGGATCAAATTGTGTGTtgtcaattttgatttccttgttcttttttcaaatggagtttaaaatgaaaactaaaaattattgaaagtgACCAACAATTGCAATTGCCTAAATGCAATTGACGAGTTCTTAAACTTGAGCTGGAGTTGTGTAATTAAATGTgtggaaagatttttttttttttttcaggcacTTATTTGTATCCTCAATCCTTGACACAACAATatcatttaattgaaaatatttttatgatgacaAATCAACCTTTGTCAATATCACAGCTCTTAGGTTTTATAGACTTTTGCCATTATTTATGCATCGTCAATTCGGCGTATCTCTCCTGCATTTCTTGTTAGCTTTATTACCTTGTAATGGAATGTAGCATAGCATGGAAGAAGATTTATTCCCTGTTTGATATTTGCCTTCCAAGGGGTTGggcaaaatttgattttttttttacttaaaattaattttttttatgttttttggattgttttgatgtgttaatataaaaaaaaattaaaaaaaataaaaatattattttgatgtattttcaagtgaaaagcgtttgaaaaataaccgcaactAGACTTTTCAACACCTTTTTTTGCCTTTGGCGACATGGTCGACAATGGCAGGTTggataaatttgataaataaactttataccatcataattaattatgatgtaCAGATTTAGTCTATGATGTAAGAATTAAGTCACGGTCTGAGTGCATCAGGCTATTCACATGCCCTAATATGTGTGTGTTCAACATTCCTCCATGCCATAATGCTATTAAGCAATGAAGGAGACGTTATTAGTAAGCAACGTGCCTGCGTGTGATTTCTGCCTTGGCTTTAGGGTTTCCAATTCTACAAGTCACAAGTTTctctgatttaatttatttattttaattagatatccAAAGTGTCGTTAAAATTTATGCGGGGGAGTGTGGGAGACCATACCGACATGAAGTTAGTAATTACAAGTGTTGGATTTTGTCGCGACCTAGGCAATAGGCATCTGTTGTCTGAACAGATGTACGGACACGAATCTCCATTGTCTGTAATTAACGGAAAGTTATCAAAACGAATCTGTTAATTATTGGAGATTCCATATTCATGTAACCAATCAggtttttatgttataaaactGGAGGTAGGTAGGTTGTGGGCTCATGATTTCAATGACATGGGGATCGTGATTTCTCTCTCACAAACACACACGTATGTGTAGAGACCCAACCAGAATTGTatcgtgataaaaaaaaacatgagtaatTTCATGAATATGGCTATAGAATATAGATTCATTATCGATCtagaattaattgatttatattttatggtaTATTgcgggttaaattaaaaaaaaatctaaacataataaaaaaaatattaaagttatagaaaattatttgatattgttattaaactcggtttaATGGATCAATCTTAAAACTTTTTGTATTGACTCCTTGTctaacttgaatttaaaattaaatcgtatGAGAATTAGTCAAATATAACCCAGTTGACTTGATCGGTCTAAAAATAACTCAGTCAACCagtaaaaaaaagtcttcatgatgaaattgagaaaaaaaattaaaagaaaaaaacattttgatctAATTTCTTGCTTAGctcgggtttaaaattaaactgtgtGAGAGTTGTTTCGACGTGACCTAATTGGCTTGACTAGTCTAAAGGTAACCTGACCGTCCGGTAAAAAACGttatgaggatgaaattgaaaaaaaaaaacatcttgatctaatttcttatttggtctaaattttaaattaagtcaTATTAGAGTTGTCTAGATATAGTTTAATAACTTGGATAGTCTAAAGATAACCCGgatgattgttaaaaaaaatctaaaaataaaaaaacaaagttgaattgaaaaaaaaatagaaaaggaaatgtaaaaaaaaaaaaaactgaatttttttgagaaaaaaataacatcattttaataaaaatatttagtaacCTTTTGAAATAACTTGATAATCCAATAATTCATATCCTTTTTTTGCGAGTCAATTCCGAACTAAATCCGAGATCCATTCCGGCATTGAGTTTATTGTCAGTCTAAGACTAAGGATCATGATCTATTCCGAGCTTAAAGAAGAGGgcaaataagataaaattatcatattttgatattgtttctCACTGGATCCCATATCTCAGCTCCCACTTTCGAGTGAAAAGGGAACCTGCTCTCCTAATCTCTAATCGGGAGACCAAAGCTCTTCGATCGAGGCCAAttgaaaaatgagagagagaggggtcgCTCTCCAAGCTGTTGCCGCCAGCATGTACAGTACACTATATTTTGCCTATGATcacaagaaaatattgagattactcttattattttcttgcttttatatatatatatatatatatatatagcttttgGCTTTTTTAAAGATACACAGACAATGACAGATGGAGGTTCTTTAGTTCCAAGCCAGGGAGATATTTACTTTGTCTTTTATCctttgtttcaaaaatatttataaaaaaacttatttttttatttcagattagtttgttttagtgtttttaaattgttttaatgtctcgatattaaaaataattttttaaaaattattttaatatatgtttaaataaaaaatattttaaaaatcaattattatcaaGTTATCAAACAACTAGTTTTAAAGCTAACTGAAAGTCTGAGATCATATGGAAAAGGAAGGCTCCACTACTGAATTCCCAGCTTTAAAACTCAAATGGACATTATAATTTGCAAGTGTcacctcatatatatatatatatatatatatatatatatatatatatatatatatatatatatatatatatatatatatatttgtttctcTACATGACAGAATAAATAAACGTCATCTCTTtgattctttgtattttgtaaatagAATCAAGGGGCCTAGACCAACTTGGGCAATTTGCAGCAGCTAAAGTTACTTGAAATTGGCTTTATGATGCTGCTTAATTGAAGGTCAAGCATAAAACATTCAACacaaaaatagttaaaaaagcATCTTGTCGGCTCGCGGGGTCAAGCTAGGACCGGGCTAACCTAGCCTTTAGTTTAGGCtggatttcaaaagaaaattaaacaagagTTGACCTGGTTAACCTAACAAATCAACCAGCAATctaattaaaacttgatttgattttttttttaaacaatattattttaactttttagaagaaaaaaaatcttaaaaatacatgttaacCTTCCTAGCTAATAACTTGGGTCGTGTCATGAACCATGTCAAGTTTAGTTATTTTGGCTAGATCATCAATTAAGTTGCCTTAGGCTATAAAACATGGCACCCCATTAAAAAAGTGTTTGAGAGCGtgttaatgatttctttttaaaatgttttttacttagaaatgcattaaaataatattttttattttaaaaaaattatttttgacatcatcatatcaaaacaatccaaaaacaaaaatattataaaaaaattaattttaaataaaaaaattcaaattttattaaaattccagtgcaaacaaaaccctaaacaaattataaaagtaTGAAGATAACATTGAGGCCAGGTTGAAACTTGTAATCTATGTTTATTAGGTTTCAATGGATATTTGCAAACTTAATGTATGAGTAAAGCCAACTATTTGGAGGTATTTgacataaattttgtttttttattttaaaaaattttaaattaatatttttttaatattttaatgtaactaatataaaaaatatttattttcaaacaaaatactagtttaaaaaatatttttgcctACAATCTCCAAAACCTCCTGGAGTAGGGTTTTActgcaattcttttttttattattattaatatgggtgtctgGGCTAGCTTACGCATACCTCGATTAATTCCACGAGCCttgaagttaataattatataaatttttaataatcattatattaacaattataaagCTCGAATATGAGAAGATACGCTGTTAACCACAACTTTTTAACTATGGTGTAATATGGCCGAAGTCATGATCAAGCTTTATTTTCTCAACAGTAAATATTTTATCACCTATTTGGCTTTCAGCCGACACCTTTGTTCAAATGAAAGACAAAGATAATAAGATATTATGTGTTTGTAATTTGTAACTTTTTATAATCCAAATgtattggttttctttttcttaaaatttaatatataaacattaaagattattgcaattaaataaaatgttggATATATGTTAATAAAGAGTTGACAGACCTgctaaaatagtattattttttaaagtttttttatttaaaaaatatattcaaatatattttttattttttaaaatttattttttatatcagtatatcaaaataatttaaagatatataaatttttttaaaaaaaattatattttttaaaaatacaaccacaccacaataccaaatagaaCTTAATGATGTGGTGGTAATGAGTATAAATTTTTGataaatgtatatataaaaaaacctaacataacaatttatcatattaacttttttttttttttatgaatacaaCAAGTGAacttaacaatttattttataaacttattaaattttttcga
This region includes:
- the LOC18106848 gene encoding uncharacterized protein LOC18106848 isoform X1, producing MSGGEREEKQWKCGKAISVVNLQRVGTMVKDMREPCLSQSPIKVVITVSKMLKPEKWESTFDSNGKVSGFRKALKLIVLGGVDPSIRPEVWEFLLGCYALGTTSESRSQLRTARRERYKDLIEQCQTMHSSIGTGALAFVVGSKVMDMRTSSKDNGSREATVKSRRTSVDAINILENYSNWNNNCTDTACTCARESSSDSAGLVSVRGSSDSAACDSCFIPSSGPLNSGSSKGGGEAYGSEYVAESYFDFPPLPVTDLFDKREDKKESCVHDDRPPTQRKLRFEDDRMHSFQINNNVDLIMESLGEPSNHTSSQKKSEIELVHQEDHVPVLQSNNLGYEKGIVNKLRIVDVPDTPLLNATSNGGAAGVGSVSEWLWTLHRIVVDVVRTDTHLEFYEDKRNLARMSDILAVYAWVNPATGYCQGMSDLLSPFVVLFEDNADAFWCFEMLLRRMRENFQMEGPTGVMKQLQALWHILELTDKEMFAHLSRIGAESLHFAFRMLMVLFRRELSFSEALRMWEMMWAADFDESVVCDLEENCLEALVLNLPRDSGGDIREESVENSDGSSRDGSQSKHGHVEHSSSDNTGIKSASTYHFCGFTRNFWSRNYHVQINTNMISSTKNGDDELPVFCVAVILIMNRQKIIKETRSIDDMIKIFNDRLLSIHVKRCISAAIKLRKKYFYKLMKSKTHGVQNGE
- the LOC18106848 gene encoding uncharacterized protein LOC18106848 isoform X3, which translates into the protein MLKPEKWESTFDSNGKVSGFRKALKLIVLGGVDPSIRPEVWEFLLGCYALGTTSESRSQLRTARRERYKDLIEQCQTMHSSIGTGALAFVVGSKVMDMRTSSKDNGSREATVKSRRTSVDAINILENYSNWNNNCTDTACTCARESSSDSAGLVSVRGSSDSAACDSCFIPSSGPLNSGSSKGGGEAYGSEYVAESYFDFPPLPVTDLFDKREDKKESCVHDDRPPTQRKLRFEDDRMHSFQINNNVDLIMESLGEPSNHTSSQKKSEIELVHQEDHVPVLQSNNLGYEKGIVNKLRIVDVPDTPLLNATSNGGAAGVGSVSEWLWTLHRIVVDVVRTDTHLEFYEDKRNLARMSDILAVYAWVNPATGYCQGMSDLLSPFVVLFEDNADAFWCFEMLLRRMRENFQMEGPTGVMKQLQALWHILELTDKEMFAHLSRIGAESLHFAFRMLMVLFRRELSFSEALRMWEMMWAADFDESVVCDLEENCLEALVLNLPRDSGGDIREESVENSDGSSRDGSQSKHGHVEHSSSDNTGIKSASTYHFCGFTRNFWSRNYHVQINTNMISSTKNGDDELPVFCVAVILIMNRQKIIKETRSIDDMIKIFNDRLLSIHVKRCISAAIKLRKKYFYKLMKSKTHGVQNGE
- the LOC18106848 gene encoding uncharacterized protein LOC18106848 isoform X2; protein product: MSGGEREEKQWKCGKAISVVNLQRVGTMVKDMREPCLSQSPIKVSKMLKPEKWESTFDSNGKVSGFRKALKLIVLGGVDPSIRPEVWEFLLGCYALGTTSESRSQLRTARRERYKDLIEQCQTMHSSIGTGALAFVVGSKVMDMRTSSKDNGSREATVKSRRTSVDAINILENYSNWNNNCTDTACTCARESSSDSAGLVSVRGSSDSAACDSCFIPSSGPLNSGSSKGGGEAYGSEYVAESYFDFPPLPVTDLFDKREDKKESCVHDDRPPTQRKLRFEDDRMHSFQINNNVDLIMESLGEPSNHTSSQKKSEIELVHQEDHVPVLQSNNLGYEKGIVNKLRIVDVPDTPLLNATSNGGAAGVGSVSEWLWTLHRIVVDVVRTDTHLEFYEDKRNLARMSDILAVYAWVNPATGYCQGMSDLLSPFVVLFEDNADAFWCFEMLLRRMRENFQMEGPTGVMKQLQALWHILELTDKEMFAHLSRIGAESLHFAFRMLMVLFRRELSFSEALRMWEMMWAADFDESVVCDLEENCLEALVLNLPRDSGGDIREESVENSDGSSRDGSQSKHGHVEHSSSDNTGIKSASTYHFCGFTRNFWSRNYHVQINTNMISSTKNGDDELPVFCVAVILIMNRQKIIKETRSIDDMIKIFNDRLLSIHVKRCISAAIKLRKKYFYKLMKSKTHGVQNGE
- the LOC18106848 gene encoding uncharacterized protein LOC18106848 isoform X4; the encoded protein is MHSSIGTGALAFVVGSKVMDMRTSSKDNGSREATVKSRRTSVDAINILENYSNWNNNCTDTACTCARESSSDSAGLVSVRGSSDSAACDSCFIPSSGPLNSGSSKGGGEAYGSEYVAESYFDFPPLPVTDLFDKREDKKESCVHDDRPPTQRKLRFEDDRMHSFQINNNVDLIMESLGEPSNHTSSQKKSEIELVHQEDHVPVLQSNNLGYEKGIVNKLRIVDVPDTPLLNATSNGGAAGVGSVSEWLWTLHRIVVDVVRTDTHLEFYEDKRNLARMSDILAVYAWVNPATGYCQGMSDLLSPFVVLFEDNADAFWCFEMLLRRMRENFQMEGPTGVMKQLQALWHILELTDKEMFAHLSRIGAESLHFAFRMLMVLFRRELSFSEALRMWEMMWAADFDESVVCDLEENCLEALVLNLPRDSGGDIREESVENSDGSSRDGSQSKHGHVEHSSSDNTGIKSASTYHFCGFTRNFWSRNYHVQINTNMISSTKNGDDELPVFCVAVILIMNRQKIIKETRSIDDMIKIFNDRLLSIHVKRCISAAIKLRKKYFYKLMKSKTHGVQNGE
- the LOC18106848 gene encoding uncharacterized protein LOC18106848 isoform X5, coding for MSGGEREEKQWKCGKAISVVNLQRVGTMVKDMREPCLSQSPIKVVITVSKMLKPEKWESTFDSNGKVSGFRKALKLIVLGGVDPSIRPEVWEFLLGCYALGTTSESRSQLRTARRERYKDLIEQCQTMHSSIGTGALAFVVGSKVMDMRTSSKDNGSREATVKSRRTSVDAINILENYSNWNNNCTDTACTCARESSSDSAGLVSVRGSSDSAACDSCFIPSSGPLNSGSSKGGGEAYGSEYVAESYFDFPPLPVTDLFDKREDKKESCVHDDRPPTQRKLRFEDDRMHSFQINNNVDLIMESLGEPSNHTSSQKKSEIELVHQEDHVPVLQSNNLGYEKGIVNKLRIVDVPDTPLLNATSNGGAAGVGSVSEWLWTLHRIVVDVVRTDTHLEFYEDKRNLARMSDILAVYAWVNPATGYCQGMSDLLSPFVVLFEDNADAFWCFEMLLRRMRENFQMEGPTGVMKQLQALWHILELTDKEMFAHLSRIGAESLHFAFRMLMVLFRRELSFSEALRMWEALLKLEI